A stretch of the Mycobacterium sp. ITM-2016-00317 genome encodes the following:
- a CDS encoding ADP-ribosylglycohydrolase family protein yields the protein MTARDDRIEGVLLGTAAGDALGAPYEFQPPRGPELEVVMAGGGPWAPGEWTDDTAMAVAIAEVAATGADLRDDAPQDAIVARWHEWSRSAKDVGIQTRAVLSAAARGGDITAQRARQEAQLHHESTGRSGGNGSLMRTAPVALAYLDDEDAMVQAARALSELTHFDPEAGDACVLWCSAIRHAVVTGEIDIRTGLGHIAVERRDVWATRLDTAEASRPSDFPKNGWVVQALQAAWSAIATTAVPADDPVAGTFRADHLRHGLDAAVRGGFDTDTVAAIAGGLLGAAYGASAVPLEWRMLLHGWPGLRARGLVELSGRSARRGVADRFDPRYPGYRVGALVPHPYDDGVLLAGIGALHNLPADVGAVVSLCRVGDDAVRHDIPHVEVRLIDRPGADDNPHLDFVMLEAVRAVERFRSEGKTVLLHCVEAHSRTPSVAALYGARLRGVGTGEALHAVCGALPDASPNSAFRETLARFDSVQAAVR from the coding sequence ATGACCGCACGGGATGATCGCATCGAAGGGGTGCTGCTGGGCACCGCCGCCGGCGACGCGCTGGGCGCACCGTATGAGTTCCAGCCGCCGCGCGGCCCGGAGCTCGAGGTCGTGATGGCCGGGGGTGGACCGTGGGCGCCGGGTGAGTGGACTGACGACACCGCGATGGCGGTGGCGATCGCCGAGGTCGCAGCGACGGGAGCGGACCTGCGCGACGACGCGCCCCAGGATGCGATCGTGGCGCGCTGGCACGAGTGGTCGCGCAGCGCCAAGGATGTCGGCATTCAGACCCGCGCGGTCTTGAGTGCCGCTGCGCGAGGTGGAGACATCACCGCGCAGCGCGCACGCCAGGAGGCGCAGCTGCATCACGAGTCCACGGGCCGCAGTGGGGGCAACGGGTCGTTGATGCGCACTGCCCCGGTCGCGCTGGCGTATCTCGACGACGAGGACGCGATGGTGCAGGCCGCGCGGGCGCTCAGTGAACTGACGCACTTCGATCCCGAGGCCGGCGACGCGTGCGTGTTGTGGTGCAGCGCGATCCGGCACGCGGTGGTCACCGGCGAGATCGACATTCGGACCGGGTTGGGCCATATCGCTGTCGAGCGCCGCGATGTATGGGCGACGCGGCTAGATACCGCCGAGGCGTCGCGGCCGTCGGACTTTCCGAAGAACGGCTGGGTGGTGCAGGCGCTGCAGGCGGCGTGGTCGGCGATCGCGACGACGGCGGTTCCGGCAGACGATCCGGTGGCCGGGACGTTCCGCGCCGATCATCTGCGCCACGGGCTCGATGCGGCGGTGCGGGGCGGGTTCGACACCGACACCGTCGCCGCCATTGCCGGCGGGCTGCTGGGCGCGGCGTACGGGGCGTCGGCGGTTCCGCTGGAATGGCGAATGCTGCTGCACGGGTGGCCGGGGCTGCGGGCACGCGGATTGGTGGAACTCAGCGGACGTAGCGCGCGGCGCGGCGTGGCCGATCGCTTCGACCCGAGGTATCCGGGATACCGGGTCGGCGCGCTGGTTCCGCATCCCTATGACGACGGGGTGCTGCTGGCGGGGATCGGCGCGCTGCATAATCTGCCCGCCGATGTCGGCGCTGTGGTGTCGCTGTGTCGCGTCGGCGACGACGCTGTCCGCCACGACATCCCGCATGTCGAGGTGCGGCTGATCGACCGGCCGGGTGCCGACGACAACCCGCACCTGGACTTCGTGATGCTGGAGGCGGTGCGGGCAGTCGAGCGGTTCCGCAGCGAAGGAAAGACGGTGTTGCTGCACTGCGTGGAAGCACACAGCCGCACCCCCAGCGTCGCGGCGCTGTATGGGGCACGGCTGCGTGGCGTAGGTACCGGTGAGGCGCTGCACGCGGTCTGCGGCGCGCTGCCGGACGCC
- a CDS encoding NrtR DNA-binding winged helix domain-containing protein: MSERRYRDSSDKTLADYPRPSVAVDTAVLTLDEQHGLVVLQVRRPNADGWALPGTFLHEGETLAMAVARSLQVKANVEGLLPHQLHVFDALDRDPRGWVLSVAHVDVVQPARLEARFATSTRLMPVGAPGRLPFDHPEIVKRAVNYLQSRYSDRPDPDALLGEEFTILQLRRAHEQIAGRPLQRDWFRRTMEPQLEPTGQFAGGVRGRPAELFRRRDVD; the protein is encoded by the coding sequence ATGAGCGAGCGGCGCTACCGAGACAGCAGCGACAAGACATTGGCGGACTACCCCCGTCCGTCGGTGGCGGTCGACACTGCGGTGCTGACCCTCGACGAGCAACACGGTCTGGTCGTGCTGCAGGTACGCCGGCCCAATGCCGACGGCTGGGCGTTGCCGGGCACCTTCCTGCACGAGGGGGAGACCCTCGCAATGGCGGTCGCGCGGTCGCTGCAGGTCAAGGCCAACGTCGAAGGGCTGCTGCCGCACCAATTGCACGTGTTCGACGCACTCGACCGGGACCCGCGCGGCTGGGTGCTGTCGGTCGCGCATGTCGACGTCGTGCAGCCTGCTCGACTGGAAGCACGGTTCGCGACCTCGACGCGGTTGATGCCGGTGGGTGCGCCGGGTCGGCTGCCGTTCGACCATCCGGAAATCGTCAAGCGGGCGGTCAACTACCTGCAGTCGCGGTATTCCGACCGGCCCGACCCCGATGCGCTGCTCGGCGAGGAGTTCACCATCCTCCAATTGCGTCGTGCCCATGAGCAGATCGCCGGCCGGCCGCTGCAGCGCGATTGGTTCCGCCGCACCATGGAACCGCAACTGGAACCCACGGGGCAGTTCGCCGGCGGGGTCCGGGGCCGCCCCGCTGAACTGTTCCGGCGGCGCGACGTAGACTGA
- a CDS encoding ADP-ribosylglycohydrolase family protein, whose protein sequence is MTDAIAGLDHVQRDRAAGALVGAAAGDAFGTESRPSQPWQWTGDTATAIAIAEIAGTAADLRAGESLDYLRERWRWWARTAKDLGRQPLPATTATASARLIAAAPVALAYLNDEAALVQAVRTVSELIDADVNAGDACVLWSLAIRHAVLTGELDVRVGLRHIDIARQSVWLSVIRQAERSQASVITPDNGSAAATLQAAWSAIVNTPVPVENPAAGVFRVDHLRVALEASTRAGGATVSTAGAAGALLGAAYGVSAVPYRWRRALKGPPGLSTRGLVRLADKIIDRGEPGGVDYTYQAWRGFPKPRRHPRDDEIWIGAAPSLHRLPAGVDAVVSLRPVAEADIPHGAEHLEARLIDEVGANANVDFVLLDTVRAIEAFRAEGRTVFVHCADGTSVTPSVAALYSARRRDQDVFQALFELCDVGPGTGPHRELRAALRRLRPADPAQTAQPTAGTEADGWSAYWTTLFPPRPTTPFLQWKRSTSGADIARRLWQQREYLRRTYESVYGEDGVDWPVRHPGVVLDAVPRARYAACLGCAWIEALSRDPLRSAQRHEMSGETV, encoded by the coding sequence ATGACCGACGCCATCGCGGGACTGGACCACGTTCAGCGTGACCGTGCTGCGGGTGCCCTCGTCGGTGCCGCAGCCGGCGACGCATTCGGTACGGAATCGAGGCCGTCGCAGCCCTGGCAGTGGACTGGGGACACCGCAACGGCCATCGCGATCGCCGAAATCGCGGGCACCGCAGCTGATCTGCGTGCCGGCGAATCACTCGATTACCTTCGCGAACGTTGGCGCTGGTGGGCGCGAACTGCCAAGGACCTCGGGCGCCAACCCTTGCCCGCGACCACTGCCACCGCGAGTGCACGCCTTATCGCCGCCGCACCCGTCGCGCTGGCCTACTTGAATGATGAGGCCGCGCTGGTGCAGGCCGTCCGCACGGTCAGCGAGCTGATAGATGCCGACGTCAACGCCGGCGACGCATGCGTGCTGTGGTCACTCGCGATCAGGCACGCCGTGCTCACCGGCGAGCTCGACGTGCGAGTCGGACTGCGGCATATCGACATTGCGCGGCAAAGTGTGTGGTTGTCGGTAATCCGGCAGGCCGAACGGTCGCAGGCCTCGGTGATCACCCCTGACAACGGTTCGGCGGCCGCGACTTTGCAGGCCGCCTGGTCGGCCATCGTCAACACACCGGTTCCGGTCGAGAATCCCGCAGCGGGAGTGTTCCGCGTCGACCACCTGCGAGTGGCTCTCGAGGCATCAACGCGCGCGGGCGGGGCAACCGTCTCCACCGCCGGCGCCGCGGGTGCGTTGCTCGGGGCCGCCTATGGTGTTTCGGCGGTGCCGTACCGCTGGCGGCGGGCACTCAAGGGCCCGCCCGGGCTGAGCACGCGAGGCCTGGTGCGGCTGGCTGACAAGATCATCGACCGCGGCGAACCCGGCGGCGTCGACTACACCTACCAGGCGTGGCGCGGGTTCCCGAAACCGAGGCGCCACCCCCGCGATGACGAGATCTGGATCGGCGCGGCGCCGTCCCTGCACAGGCTGCCGGCCGGCGTCGACGCGGTGGTGTCGTTGCGCCCGGTCGCCGAAGCGGACATCCCCCATGGCGCTGAGCATCTGGAGGCGCGGCTCATCGACGAGGTCGGTGCCAACGCCAACGTCGACTTCGTCCTGCTCGACACCGTGCGCGCGATCGAAGCGTTCCGCGCAGAGGGTCGCACGGTTTTCGTGCACTGCGCCGACGGCACGAGCGTCACCCCTAGTGTCGCGGCCCTCTACAGCGCCCGCCGACGCGATCAAGATGTGTTCCAAGCGCTGTTCGAACTTTGTGACGTCGGCCCCGGCACCGGACCTCACCGCGAACTGCGCGCGGCGTTACGGCGTTTGCGGCCGGCTGACCCGGCTCAGACGGCACAGCCGACGGCGGGTACCGAAGCGGACGGTTGGTCGGCGTATTGGACCACATTGTTCCCGCCCCGTCCCACAACCCCGTTCCTGCAATGGAAGCGCAGTACCTCGGGGGCCGACATTGCGCGTCGGCTGTGGCAGCAACGGGAATACCTGCGTCGTACTTATGAATCCGTGTATGGCGAGGATGGCGTGGACTGGCCGGTCCGGCACCCCGGCGTCGTACTCGATGCCGTTCCGAGGGCCCGATACGCCGCGTGCCTGGGCTGTGCGTGGATAGAAGCCCTCAGTCGGGACCCGCTTCGAAGCGCGCAGCGGCACGAGATGTCCGGCGAGACGGTTTAG
- a CDS encoding metallophosphoesterase: MSTQLESAGYDVIGDIHGCADELHELLDAMGYRSAGLGGAYAHPTRTAVFVGDLIDRGGQQLRVLETIKAMVNAGSARMVLGNHEFNAMAYATEWPGKPGKFLRPHDDPTDKRSEKNARQHAAFLEQLSRDERDFYLGWFWTQPLWLDLGDIRVVHACWHEPSIAVLQRELGGNRFTSIEQLARASTKGDPLYVAVETLLKGPEISLADHGQQSYLDKDGHLRDRARLSWWKSDATTLRGLAEIGHNFTAHDGAPYPDLPDLEVSEEHRSYVYADQVPVFYGHYWRSGDPRRLLDWTDHTACVDFSAVKGGTLTAYRWSGESQIQPDHYFVAVS, encoded by the coding sequence ATGTCCACACAACTCGAGTCCGCGGGTTATGACGTGATCGGTGACATCCACGGTTGCGCGGATGAGCTCCATGAGCTGCTCGACGCCATGGGTTACCGGTCCGCCGGGCTGGGCGGTGCGTATGCGCATCCGACCCGTACTGCGGTGTTCGTGGGCGATCTGATCGACCGCGGAGGGCAGCAGCTGCGGGTCCTGGAGACCATTAAGGCGATGGTCAACGCCGGCAGTGCGCGAATGGTGTTGGGAAATCACGAGTTCAACGCCATGGCGTATGCCACCGAATGGCCGGGCAAGCCGGGCAAGTTCCTGCGCCCGCACGACGACCCGACCGACAAACGGTCGGAGAAGAACGCGCGTCAGCACGCAGCGTTCCTTGAGCAGCTGAGCCGGGACGAGCGCGACTTCTACCTGGGGTGGTTCTGGACGCAGCCGCTGTGGCTCGACCTGGGGGACATCCGCGTGGTGCACGCCTGCTGGCACGAGCCCTCGATCGCGGTGCTCCAGCGGGAGTTGGGCGGCAACCGCTTCACGTCGATTGAGCAGTTGGCGCGGGCGTCCACCAAGGGCGATCCGCTCTACGTCGCGGTCGAGACGTTGCTGAAGGGGCCCGAGATCAGCCTGGCCGATCACGGTCAACAGTCCTACCTCGACAAGGACGGACACCTGCGCGATCGGGCCCGGCTGAGTTGGTGGAAATCCGATGCGACCACCCTGCGGGGCCTGGCCGAGATCGGTCACAACTTCACCGCCCACGACGGCGCCCCGTATCCGGATCTCCCGGATCTCGAAGTGTCCGAGGAGCACCGGTCATACGTCTACGCCGATCAGGTTCCGGTGTTCTACGGCCACTACTGGCGATCCGGCGACCCGCGCCGGTTACTCGACTGGACCGACCACACGGCGTGCGTGGACTTCAGCGCGGTCAAAGGTGGCACGCTGACGGCCTACCGTTGGTCTGGCGAAAGTCAGATTCAGCCGGACCATTACTTCGTCGCCGTTTCGTAG
- a CDS encoding SIMPL domain-containing protein — MSTEITVRGSYSAFRPPERATVHASISYHGPEMDWVYDQVARDVDVVKESVLRLKDGDSGAVTWWSAAQLRTWTRRPINDDGEELPLVHVASIGVEVKFRDFTTLSQWVGGHVTGTEGFELSYVKWALTTTSRDELVTQVRTGAVRDAAARAQLYADALDLGTVRPVAIADAGMLGAQSHSQGDGGIGPLHAAPESSGGGPAVALVPEDIRVSATVDARFVTAS; from the coding sequence ATGTCAACTGAGATCACGGTCCGAGGTTCGTACTCTGCGTTCCGGCCGCCCGAGCGGGCCACGGTGCACGCCTCCATCAGCTACCACGGCCCCGAGATGGACTGGGTCTACGACCAGGTGGCGCGTGACGTCGACGTCGTGAAGGAATCAGTCCTCCGGCTCAAAGACGGCGACAGCGGCGCCGTCACGTGGTGGTCAGCGGCACAGTTGCGTACCTGGACGCGTCGACCCATTAACGACGACGGTGAGGAGCTCCCGCTGGTCCATGTCGCGAGCATCGGTGTCGAAGTCAAGTTCCGGGACTTCACCACGCTGTCGCAGTGGGTGGGAGGGCACGTCACCGGAACCGAAGGATTCGAACTCTCGTACGTCAAGTGGGCGCTCACAACGACAAGCCGGGACGAACTGGTCACGCAAGTCCGCACCGGCGCCGTTCGGGATGCGGCAGCCCGTGCGCAGCTCTACGCCGACGCCCTCGATCTCGGAACGGTCCGTCCCGTTGCGATCGCCGATGCCGGGATGCTCGGTGCCCAATCGCATTCTCAGGGCGATGGCGGGATCGGACCGCTGCACGCGGCACCGGAGTCGTCTGGCGGCGGCCCCGCCGTAGCACTCGTGCCCGAAGACATCAGAGTGTCGGCGACAGTCGACGCCCGATTCGTGACTGCCTCCTAG
- a CDS encoding SEC-C metal-binding domain-containing protein, producing the protein MAAQFDPTEALARILIEHGPLGEDDIAHRLGEMGFVDPEDLLPRLLNEIDCAAVPLVDESWVWLPSVIAGRVFTHRVGAEEIAHDVLIVTPDLDAITHLCEFEEYTQLSDGTPINVAVPGFDEDVLDQRGVPLDMVDDGGALVLPPGTLRDLDVAAGDLVGLRLTPEGLTLSKVTAAPSPPVGAALAAALDPDEPTPFDSAVWAACVADSTLFTEPVPPLSEIADDHNLVRRLDLLAPADFDYDRWRFDLDCEVMSKRYDIDEDAALALRTLVSIYEQMSQLITMPLPDDEEAPDDDAPAPTTEGYRELVAEFGAELADPHLAEVLVAETLGRNPDGAAALGLFAETLEPQVPHRARVAFRWLRAVALERIGDIEAAERELLAAETMDTDWPLPLYDLARIASDRGDVERGLALLHRAGAAPDDPLLTLLRSHRAEARPDVGRNEPCWCGSGRKYKKCHLGKEQLSLPERVGWLYAKAAQHALASGWRGVVAELNYERTRHQDAPDDMIDPLVIDAALFEGEAFADFLAIRGPLLPDDERSLAEQWLLIDRSLFEVEQVRPGRGLTVRDVRTGDVLEVQERTASRQLKAGQLICTRALPTGDGTTQFFGGVEPVALHDRSTLIALLDEGPDPVEIVAFLSRRFAPPTLTNTEGDPLMICEAVVRVSDSARIESALDDTYDRVEGVEPPQWFEHVTTQGMDRIRATMVLDGDTLRVEANSEERMDRVLATVQRLDPAMRVVDETREPMDDLREMAAKMPATAQGGVDPDDPQVAALLDAMILDYEAKWLDEAIPALDGHTPRQAADDPTRRPDLIRLLDSFPTDAGRHGMNADRLRAALGLE; encoded by the coding sequence GTGGCAGCACAGTTTGACCCGACCGAGGCCCTCGCGCGGATCCTCATCGAGCACGGTCCCCTGGGTGAGGACGACATCGCCCACCGCCTGGGCGAAATGGGTTTCGTGGACCCGGAGGATCTCCTCCCGCGCTTGTTGAACGAGATCGACTGTGCAGCTGTGCCGTTGGTGGATGAGAGCTGGGTCTGGCTACCCTCGGTGATCGCAGGAAGGGTGTTCACCCACCGGGTCGGCGCCGAGGAGATAGCTCATGACGTCCTGATCGTGACTCCGGATCTCGATGCGATCACCCACCTGTGCGAGTTCGAGGAGTACACGCAGCTGTCCGACGGCACCCCGATCAACGTCGCGGTACCGGGTTTCGACGAGGATGTGCTCGACCAGCGGGGCGTCCCGCTGGACATGGTCGACGACGGCGGCGCGTTGGTCCTGCCGCCGGGCACACTGCGCGACCTGGACGTTGCCGCCGGCGATCTGGTCGGTCTGCGGTTGACGCCCGAGGGGCTCACCCTGTCAAAAGTCACTGCGGCCCCGTCGCCGCCGGTGGGGGCCGCGCTGGCGGCCGCCCTGGACCCTGACGAGCCGACGCCTTTCGATTCCGCGGTGTGGGCCGCATGTGTGGCCGATTCGACTCTGTTCACCGAGCCCGTGCCACCACTGTCCGAGATCGCCGACGACCACAACCTGGTGCGCCGCCTCGACCTGCTCGCACCCGCAGATTTCGACTACGACCGATGGCGCTTCGACCTGGATTGCGAGGTGATGAGCAAGCGGTATGACATCGACGAGGACGCGGCGCTCGCCCTGCGCACGCTGGTGTCGATCTACGAGCAGATGTCGCAGCTGATCACGATGCCTCTTCCTGATGACGAAGAGGCGCCCGACGACGATGCGCCGGCGCCGACCACCGAGGGCTACCGCGAGCTGGTCGCCGAGTTCGGAGCCGAGCTCGCCGATCCGCATCTGGCGGAGGTGCTGGTAGCCGAAACCCTGGGCCGCAATCCCGACGGCGCCGCGGCGCTGGGGTTGTTCGCCGAGACGCTGGAGCCCCAGGTGCCGCACCGCGCGCGGGTCGCGTTTCGCTGGCTGCGGGCGGTGGCACTGGAGCGCATCGGCGACATCGAGGCGGCCGAACGGGAGCTGCTGGCCGCCGAGACGATGGATACCGACTGGCCGTTGCCGCTGTATGACCTTGCCCGGATTGCGTCCGACCGCGGTGACGTCGAGCGCGGGTTGGCCTTGCTCCATCGCGCGGGTGCCGCACCCGACGATCCGCTGCTCACGTTGCTACGTAGCCATCGGGCCGAGGCGCGCCCCGATGTGGGCCGCAACGAGCCGTGCTGGTGCGGTTCGGGTCGCAAGTACAAGAAGTGCCATCTCGGAAAGGAGCAGTTGTCGCTGCCGGAGCGGGTGGGGTGGCTCTACGCCAAGGCCGCGCAGCACGCGCTGGCCAGCGGGTGGCGCGGCGTGGTCGCCGAGCTGAACTATGAACGCACCCGGCATCAGGATGCGCCCGACGACATGATCGACCCGCTGGTGATCGACGCGGCACTGTTCGAGGGCGAGGCGTTCGCGGACTTCCTGGCCATTCGCGGACCGCTGTTGCCTGACGACGAGCGGTCGTTGGCCGAGCAGTGGCTGCTGATCGACCGATCGCTGTTCGAAGTCGAGCAGGTGCGGCCCGGCCGCGGTCTCACGGTGCGCGACGTGCGCACCGGTGACGTCCTCGAGGTGCAGGAGCGCACCGCCAGCCGACAGCTCAAGGCCGGACAGCTGATCTGCACCCGGGCGCTGCCCACCGGCGATGGCACCACGCAGTTCTTCGGCGGGGTGGAACCCGTTGCGCTGCATGACCGCAGCACGCTGATCGCGCTGCTCGACGAGGGACCTGACCCCGTCGAGATCGTCGCGTTCCTGAGTCGTCGGTTCGCTCCGCCGACACTGACCAACACAGAGGGTGACCCGCTGATGATCTGCGAAGCGGTTGTCCGCGTGAGCGATTCGGCGCGCATCGAATCGGCGCTCGATGACACGTACGACAGGGTCGAGGGCGTGGAACCGCCGCAGTGGTTCGAGCATGTCACCACCCAGGGCATGGACCGCATCCGCGCGACGATGGTGCTCGACGGTGACACGTTGCGGGTGGAGGCCAACAGCGAGGAGCGGATGGACCGGGTGTTGGCCACTGTGCAGCGGCTGGACCCAGCGATGCGCGTTGTCGACGAGACCCGCGAACCGATGGACGACCTGCGCGAGATGGCGGCGAAGATGCCGGCAACTGCTCAGGGTGGGGTGGACCCGGATGACCCGCAGGTGGCCGCGCTACTGGACGCGATGATCCTGGACTACGAGGCGAAGTGGCTCGATGAAGCGATTCCGGCGCTCGACGGGCACACTCCGCGCCAGGCAGCCGATGACCCAACCCGCCGGCCAGATCTGATCCGGCTTCTCGACTCCTTCCCCACCGACGCGGGTCGCCATGGGATGAATGCGGACCGGCTGCGGGCGGCGTTGGGATTGGAGTAA
- a CDS encoding VanW family protein, which translates to MRADRAQPQVIAGTAPALPPKPRRRLLLLLLAAPFALLVAAYLGDLLYSKDRVVRGTTAAGVHIGGLTLTDAEARLRAEVTPRATRPVPVTAGPERSEIDPTSAGLAVDWRATVDQAGAQPLNPITRLSSLFTTREIGVVSTVDDAALAAALDELGTTVAQDPVEGTVRFNGSQPVAVNPENGRRLDVDASAELLKRDWATGTVVDLPVIELQTSTTSSDVQAAIDDVAAPAVSAPLAIVGDDDSRARITPSVIASALTFDIEDGDIVAAIDETVIADAARPQLAASETPLREATIDFTASPPAKVPSQDGRRIDYDETLADLLDVLTDTGDREIAAVYVDEPATFTTEDLNALGRVQVIGEFQTSGFAGDSGVNIKRAAGAIDGIVVAPGETFSLNGATNPRSKANGYVEAGIIMHGRPDRGVGGGVSQVATTLFNAAYFAGMELVEHQEHSYYISRYPAGREATVSGNDIDVKFRNDGPTPVQIQTTWTSSSITVQIVGIKRYEVTSAQSPRSKPTQPQTITIPDGESCSASSGAPGFTITDTRTLRDLDTGETRRESHTVRYDPIPKVVCGG; encoded by the coding sequence ATGCGCGCCGACAGAGCGCAACCGCAGGTCATCGCCGGGACCGCCCCTGCGCTGCCCCCGAAACCCCGCCGCCGACTGCTGCTGCTCCTCCTTGCCGCACCCTTTGCCTTGCTGGTGGCCGCCTACCTCGGTGACCTGCTGTACAGCAAAGACAGAGTGGTCCGGGGGACCACCGCCGCGGGCGTGCACATCGGCGGCCTGACGTTGACCGACGCCGAGGCTCGCCTGCGCGCCGAGGTCACCCCGCGCGCAACGCGGCCGGTCCCCGTCACCGCCGGCCCCGAGCGAAGCGAGATCGATCCGACGTCGGCCGGTCTGGCCGTCGATTGGCGCGCCACCGTCGACCAGGCCGGTGCCCAGCCGCTGAACCCGATCACCCGCCTGTCGTCGCTGTTCACCACCCGCGAGATCGGCGTCGTCTCCACCGTCGACGATGCGGCGCTGGCCGCCGCCCTCGATGAACTGGGCACCACAGTCGCCCAGGACCCGGTCGAGGGCACCGTGCGATTCAACGGAAGCCAACCCGTAGCGGTCAACCCCGAGAACGGTCGCCGGCTCGACGTCGACGCGTCCGCTGAACTACTCAAGCGCGACTGGGCAACCGGCACCGTCGTCGACCTTCCCGTCATCGAGTTACAGACCAGCACAACCTCTTCCGATGTCCAGGCTGCCATCGACGACGTCGCCGCGCCGGCAGTCTCCGCGCCCCTGGCCATCGTCGGTGACGACGACTCCCGCGCGCGCATCACGCCGAGCGTCATCGCCTCGGCACTGACTTTCGACATCGAGGACGGCGACATCGTGGCCGCCATCGACGAGACCGTCATCGCCGACGCGGCCCGGCCCCAGCTCGCCGCCTCCGAGACGCCGCTGCGCGAAGCCACCATCGACTTCACGGCGTCACCGCCGGCGAAGGTGCCGTCGCAGGACGGCCGCCGCATCGACTACGACGAGACCCTCGCCGATCTGCTCGACGTGCTGACCGACACCGGCGACCGTGAGATCGCGGCCGTCTACGTCGACGAGCCGGCGACGTTCACCACCGAAGACCTCAACGCGCTCGGTCGCGTCCAGGTCATCGGCGAGTTCCAGACGTCGGGCTTTGCCGGTGACTCCGGCGTGAACATCAAACGCGCTGCGGGCGCCATCGACGGCATCGTCGTCGCCCCCGGGGAGACGTTCAGCCTCAACGGCGCCACCAACCCGCGCAGCAAGGCCAACGGCTACGTCGAGGCCGGCATCATCATGCACGGCAGACCGGACCGCGGGGTCGGGGGCGGGGTGTCCCAGGTGGCCACCACGCTGTTCAACGCGGCGTACTTCGCGGGCATGGAGCTCGTCGAGCATCAGGAGCACAGCTACTACATCAGCCGCTATCCGGCGGGCCGGGAGGCCACCGTGTCCGGCAACGACATCGACGTCAAGTTCCGCAACGACGGACCCACCCCGGTGCAGATCCAGACCACCTGGACGTCGTCGTCCATCACTGTCCAGATCGTCGGGATCAAACGATACGAGGTGACGTCGGCGCAGAGCCCGCGGTCGAAGCCGACCCAGCCCCAGACCATCACCATCCCCGACGGTGAATCATGCAGCGCCAGTAGCGGCGCACCAGGATTCACCATCACCGACACCCGCACGCTGCGCGACCTTGACACCGGGGAGACACGGAGGGAGTCGCACACTGTGCGCTACGACCCGATCCCGAAAGTGGTGTGCGGAGGCTGA
- a CDS encoding RNase H family protein produces the protein MATDGSVRGRTTGFAWLASSGEFGLHGSRHSRRASGSDVVLVTELRAIDAAVREFRGREITVFSDNMGAVSIVKRWMDGEDVLPKGYSTYRASGNMPGLVRARQMIYDHRETITPVWAKGHQGEPLNEGAHALARLASRYKLNRSTLDNAEYRRRAEELAASFSREFRRQQAMGYSPIGGQPPHTTFGIGS, from the coding sequence GTGGCAACGGACGGCTCGGTACGGGGACGGACCACCGGCTTCGCGTGGCTGGCGTCATCGGGCGAGTTCGGCTTGCACGGCTCTCGACATTCGAGGAGAGCCAGCGGGTCCGACGTGGTACTGGTTACCGAGTTGCGCGCTATCGATGCCGCCGTGCGTGAGTTCCGTGGTCGGGAGATCACGGTGTTCAGCGACAATATGGGCGCGGTGTCGATCGTGAAGCGCTGGATGGACGGCGAGGACGTGCTACCCAAGGGGTACTCGACGTACCGCGCGAGCGGGAACATGCCTGGGCTGGTTCGTGCGCGGCAGATGATCTACGACCACCGCGAGACGATCACGCCAGTATGGGCGAAGGGCCACCAGGGCGAGCCGCTCAACGAGGGCGCCCATGCCCTGGCCCGACTGGCTTCGCGCTACAAGCTCAACCGCAGCACCCTCGATAATGCCGAATACCGTCGCCGTGCTGAGGAGTTGGCCGCATCGTTCTCACGGGAGTTCCGCCGCCAGCAGGCAATGGGGTACTCCCCCATCGGAGGTCAGCCTCCGCACACCACTTTCGGGATCGGGTCGTAG